The following coding sequences are from one Zalophus californianus isolate mZalCal1 chromosome 5, mZalCal1.pri.v2, whole genome shotgun sequence window:
- the LOC118357009 gene encoding 60S ribosomal protein L7-like — MEGAEEKKKKVPAVPETLKKKRRNFAELKIKRLRKFAQKMLRKARRKLIYEKAKHYHKEYRQMYRTEIRMARMARKAGNFYVPAEPKLAFVIRIRGINGVSPKVRKVLQLLRLRQIFNGTFVKLNKASVNMLRIVEPYIAWGYPNLKSVNELIYKRGYGKINKKRIALTDNTLIARSLGKYGIICMEDLIHEIYTVRKRFKEANNFVWPFKLSSPQGGMKKKTIHFVEGGDAGNREDQINRLIRRMN, encoded by the coding sequence ATGGAGggtgcagaagagaagaaaaagaaggttccTGCTGTGCCAGAAACCCTTAAGAAGAAGCGAAGGAATTTCGCAGAGTTGAAGATCAAGCGTCTGAGGAAGTTTGCTCAGAAGATGCTtcgaaaggcaagaaggaagctcATCTATGAAAAAGCTAAGCATTACCACAAGGAATATAGGCAGATGTACAGAACTGAGATTCGAATGGCAAGGATGGCAAGAAAAGCTGGCAACTTCTACGTACCTGCGGAACCCAAATTGGCATTTGTCATCAGGATCAGAGGTATCAATGGTGTGAGCCCAAAGGTTCGAAAGGTGTTGCAGCTTCTTCGCCTTCGCCAGATCTTCAATGGCACCTTTGTTAAGCTCAACAAGGCTTCAGTTAACATGCTAAGGATTGTGGAACCTTATATAGCATGGGGGTACCCAAATCTGAAGTCGGTGAATGAATTGATCTACAAGCGTGGTTATGGCAAAATCAACAAGAAGCGAATTGCCCTGACAGATAACACATTGATTGCCCGATCTCTTGGTAAATATGGCATCATCTGCATGGAGGATCTGATTCACGAGATCTATACTGTTAGAAAACgtttcaaagaagcaaacaacttTGTATGGCCcttcaaattatcttctccacaagggggaatgaagaaaaagaccatCCATTTTGTAGAAGGTGGAGATGCTGGTAACAGGGAAGACCAGATCAATAGGCTTATTAGAAGGATGAACTAA